GCGGTGCTCGCGGTAACAAACCTTATCGGCCAACGGTGAGACAACTCGTGCATGGCCGCGATCAGGGTCGATGGACTGACGAAAACGTACGGTCGGACGGTCGCCCTGGACGACCTCTCGTTTCGCGTCGACGAGGGAGAGGTGTTCGGGTTTCTGGGGCCGAACGGCGCCGGCAAGTCGACGACGATCAACGTCCTCCTCGACTTCGTACGCCCCTCCGCGGGTGAGGCGACGGTGCTCGGACTCGACGCCCACCGCGACAGCCGGGAGATCCGCCGGCGAACCGGCGTCCTCCCGGAAGGGTACGAGACCTACGACCGCCTCACCGCCCGCCAGCACCTCGAGTTCGCCATCGAGTCCAAGGGGAGCGACGACGACCCCGAGCGACTGCTCGAGCGCGTCGACCTCGCCGACGCCGTCGACGACAAGACCGGCGGCTACTCGAAGGGGATGGCCCAGCGGCTCATGCTGGCGATGGCGCTGGTCGGCGAGCCCGAGCTGCTGATCTTAGACGAGCCCTCGACCGGGCTCGACCCCAACGGCGCCCGCGAGATGCGCGAGATCGTCCGCGAGGAGAACGCCCGCGGGGCGACCGTCTTCTTCTCGAGTCACATCCTGGAGCAGGTCGAAGCCGTCTGCGACCGCGTCGGCATCCTGCGGGCGGGCGAGATGGTCGCCGTCGACACCGTCGAGGGCCTGCGCGACTCCGTCGCGACGACGACGACCCTCCGGGTGACCGTCGACCGGATCGACGACGACGCCCTCGCGGCCGTGCGCGCCCTCGCGGACGTCGCGGAGGTCGCGACCGACGAGCGCGAGGAGCCGACGGTCGTCGTCCAGTGTAACGGCTCGAAAACGGCCGTGCTCCGGGAGCTCGAGGACCACGGCCTCGAGGTGCGTGACTTCGTGACGAAGGAGGCCTCCCTCGACGACGTCTTTCACTCCTACACCGCGGAGGCCCGACCATGAGCGCGTCAGACTCCCGGTCCGGCGGGCCCGCCGTCGACCTCGACCCCGACAGCGTGATCGCGGTCGCGCGAAAGGACTTCCACGATGCCGCCCGCTCGAAGGTGCTGTGGCTGTTGACGACGATCTTCGTCGCCTTCCTCGGCGGAATGGCGTTCCTGTTCGTCTACCTCGACGACCTGCTCGCCCAGGAGGGCGAGGAGATCGCCGCCGTCAGCCTGATCCTCTTTCTCGAGCAGCCGGTCGCGTGGCTGTTGCCGCTGATCGGCCTGCTCGTCGGCTACAAGTCCCTCGCGGGCGAGATCGACTCGGGAACCGGGAAGATCCTGTTCTCGCTCCCGCACTCGAGGCTCGACGTCGTCGTCGGGAAGTTCCTCGGCCGCTCGCTCGTCCTGTGGGCTGCGCTGTTCGCCGGTCTCGCGGTCGCGTTCGTGATCATCGTCGCGCTGTACGACGAGGTGAACGCCTTCCAGCTGTTCGTCTTCAGCCTGCTCTCGTTGCTGCTCGGGACGGTGTTCGTCGGGATCGGGGTCGCGATCTCGTCGCTGACGACCTCGACGGGCAAGGCCGCGGCCGGCGTCGTCGGCGTCTTCATCTTCTTTTACTTCGTCTTCGACTCGTTCCGCCTCGTCGCCTACTACCTGCTCACGGGGAACGTCTTTCCGGAGCCGCCCGCGCCGGGGTGGTACCTGTTCGTCCCCCGGCTGAATCCCATGGGCGCGTACGACGGGGCGCTCTACGGTCTGCTCCCCGACGCGACGCTCCAGGAGATCGCCTTCTGGCACGAGGGCGAGTTACCGTTCTACCTCTCCGACTGGTTCGCCGTCCTCATCCTCCTCGCCTGGCTGGTCGTCCCGGTCGCGCTCGGCTACCTCCGATTCAGGAACCTCGATCTGTAGCAACCGATCTCTGTCGACGACTTTCGTCTCGTAAACCACCCCTGAATGATACGTCTCCACGGAGAGTTCAACCGCTTCCACGCCGATTACGGTGAGTTCATCCCGGCCGATCGTTCTGTCTCGGTGACTTGTCCACCGATTAAATCCCTCGTTTTCGACCGTTATCGGGCTTATTCTGGACATAGTTATCCCGGTTTACCTTCCTAACACAGGGATATGCTGGTACCGTCCGGCAGTCGTTCGCCGGACACCGCTCGCGGCACCGCCGTCGGTGTCACTTCGCAGTACGCAGATTACTACAAATGAAAACCGAACTATTCGGCGTCTTCGGGGAGTACGAAGGGTTCTCCCGCCACCGCTCTCGCCAGGAGTTCGACGTGGTCGTCGAGGGGCCGTCGATCACCGTTGGCGTTCGCGATCCGCACCTCGGAACGCCCGGACGAAGCGCCGTCGCAGACACTGACTCGGGGAGTTGTCTCGTCTGGGGAGAGGCGTTTCCGCCGGACGCGGTCGACGCGGACAGCGCCTCGTGGCTGCTCGAGGCCTACCGCGACCGCGGACGGGATGCGCTCTCGCAGCTTAACGGCTCGTTCATCGCGGTGATCGACACCGCCGAGGAGACGATCGTCGCGACCGACCCGATCCGATCCTGGGAGTGTTTCTACACCGACGACCACGCCTCGCGGGTCTTCGGAACGAACGCGGCCGCAGTTGCGCGCACGATCGATCGGCCGACCGTCGACCGGACCTCGCTTCGAGAGTTCATGCACGTCGGGATGGTCTTCGGCGAGGAGACGCTGCTCTCGGAGCTCTCTCGCGTCCCCTTCGACGGCTACCTCACCGCGACCGACGTCGGCGGCCTCGAGCGGTTCGTCTACGACCCCCAGGAGTTCGACTACGTCTCGGAGTTGGCCCGCAGGCTGCGCCGGGCGATCGCCCGACGGAGCGGGTATCCGGGCTCGAGCGGGCTGTTGCTCTCTGCGGGCTACGACTCCCGGCTGTTGCTCTCGCAGGTCCCCTCGATCGAGGAGTGTTTCACCGTCGGCCACAGCGACAACCCGGAGATCGTTCGCGCCGGCAAACTCGCGAACCAGTACGGCGCGACCCACACGGTGTTCGAACCCGACCAGCGCTACCTGTACGCCGGCCCCGAGAAAGTCGAGTACGCACAGGGGATCAAGGAGTCGCTGCACATCCACCACGCGGGCTACGCCGACGGCATCGACGTCGACACGATCTACCACGGGCTGCTCTGTGACACGCTCATCCGGGGGCACTTCCTCGAGCGCAAGGCGATCGACCTCTTCGGAAAGTCGCTTCCGCTGCCGCCGCTCGAGTCGAACCCCGACCCCGCGGCGGTGCTCGCCGACCGCTTCGGCTACGTTCCAGAGAAGAGCGAGGCGGTCGTCCGCCACACGAACGTCGGCCCCGACGACCCCCACTCGTTCGTCCTCGAGTCGATCCGCGAGCAGGTCGAGACCCACGCCCACCGCGGCGTCGACGTCCACACTCGCCTCACCTGTGCGGGAATCGCCAACCAGCCGTCGATCCCGTTCCGGACCCACCTCGCGGACAACTACCTCGAGTCGATGCTCGTTACGGACGTCGAACTGCTCGACTGGCACCTGACGACGCCGCCGGAACACCACAACACCCGCACGTTCCTCGAGGCGATCAAGCGCCTCGACGACGACATCCTGCGACACACGCCGCCGGACCGTCCGTTCGAGTCACAGACGGTCAACGCGGTCCAGGGATTCCTCCGGAAGAAGGCGCCGTTCGCCCGCTCGCCGCGGGCGTGGCCGGACCGCTTCGAGATGTTCGACCGGTACGACCTCGATCAGGTGCTGTTCCCCGACCAGCCGTCGATCCACGAGCTACCGCCGCGGCACAAACTCCGGGTGAACGACGTCACCGGCTGGCTCGAACACTGTATCACCTCCGACGTCGAGTTCGACGAGCTGTTCGCCCCGTCGCCGTCGGACGGGACGGGACAGCTCACCCGCCCCGTACACGGCGGGCGGTAGGGCGGACTCACTCGCCGGCGGCGATCCCTCGGTCCGCGAGTAGCTCCTCGAACGCCGCCTCCTCGAGCACCGCCACCCCCAGATCGTCGGCGGCCTCGCGTTTCGTCGCCCCCGGGTTCTCGCCGGCGACGAGGTAGTCCGTGTTCCCCGAGACGCTGCTCGTCGCGTTCGCCCCGTGGGCCTCGACGAGCTCCTGGGCCTCTCCGCGGGTCATCCCCGACAGCGAGCCGGTGAAGACGAAGGTGAGTCCCTCGAGTTCGTCGCCACCGTCGCGTCCCTCGGCCTCCTGCGGGGAGACGTGCTCGAGGATCGCGTCGACGGCCGCGGCGTTGGCCTCGCTCGCGAAGAAGTCGTGGATCGTCTCGGCGACGGTCTCGCCGATTTCGTCGACGTCCTCGAGCGTCTCGGGTCGGTCCTCGGCGGCCGCCCGAACCGCCGCGAAGCTGCCGAACGCTCGGGCGAGTTCGCGGGCCGTCGACGGCCCCACGTGGGGAATCCCGAGCGCGGAGAGGAAGTCCGCGAGCGGGGGCTCGCGGCTCGCCTCGATCTCCGCGAGCAGGTTCTCGGCGCTCGTCTCGCCCCACCCCTCGAGTTCCGTGAGCGCCTCGCGCTCGAGTTCGTAGAGGTCGGCGATCGAGCCCACGAGCCCGGCCTCGACGAGCTGGCGGACGCTCTTCTCGCCCAGCCCCTCGAGGTCGAGGCCGCCGTCGCCCGCGTAGTACTCGATCGACCGCCTCAGCTGGGCGTCGCAGGCGAGCCCGCCGGTACAGAAGGCGATCGGCCCGTCGCGCTCGACGGCGCTCTCACAGACCGGACAGTGGTCGGGTAGCTCGTAGTGACCCTCGCTGCCCTTCTCGAGGACCTCCTCGACGTACGGAATCACGTCGCCCGCCCGCTGGACCCTGACTGCGTCCCCGACGTTGACGTTCTTCGCCTCGATCTCCTCGGGGTTGTGCAGGCTCGCCCGCGACACCGTCACCCCGCCGACGTCGACGGGGTCGAGCAGCGCGACGGGGGTGACCCTCCCCGTGCGGCCGACCTGGACCG
Above is a genomic segment from Natrononativus amylolyticus containing:
- a CDS encoding ABC transporter ATP-binding protein; its protein translation is MAAIRVDGLTKTYGRTVALDDLSFRVDEGEVFGFLGPNGAGKSTTINVLLDFVRPSAGEATVLGLDAHRDSREIRRRTGVLPEGYETYDRLTARQHLEFAIESKGSDDDPERLLERVDLADAVDDKTGGYSKGMAQRLMLAMALVGEPELLILDEPSTGLDPNGAREMREIVREENARGATVFFSSHILEQVEAVCDRVGILRAGEMVAVDTVEGLRDSVATTTTLRVTVDRIDDDALAAVRALADVAEVATDEREEPTVVVQCNGSKTAVLRELEDHGLEVRDFVTKEASLDDVFHSYTAEARP
- a CDS encoding ABC transporter permease, giving the protein MSASDSRSGGPAVDLDPDSVIAVARKDFHDAARSKVLWLLTTIFVAFLGGMAFLFVYLDDLLAQEGEEIAAVSLILFLEQPVAWLLPLIGLLVGYKSLAGEIDSGTGKILFSLPHSRLDVVVGKFLGRSLVLWAALFAGLAVAFVIIVALYDEVNAFQLFVFSLLSLLLGTVFVGIGVAISSLTTSTGKAAAGVVGVFIFFYFVFDSFRLVAYYLLTGNVFPEPPAPGWYLFVPRLNPMGAYDGALYGLLPDATLQEIAFWHEGELPFYLSDWFAVLILLAWLVVPVALGYLRFRNLDL